One region of Exiguobacterium acetylicum genomic DNA includes:
- a CDS encoding DsbA family oxidoreductase, producing MKVEVWSDYACPFCYIGKRRLEQAIANEKLDVEVEFKSFELDPDAPAVPTQGLYEILASKYGTTLEQARNMSQGVVDTARQEGLHYEMDRVIPANTFEAHRLTQFAKKHGKMNAVSEALFTAYFMNGEDLNDPAILTRIAVDAGLAEADVTAFLASEELATDVREEEAMAQQLGVRGVPFFVFDRKYAISGAQPVEAFEQVFAKMRQEQTLEVIAEGDACGVDGCN from the coding sequence ATGAAAGTAGAAGTATGGTCAGATTACGCATGTCCGTTTTGTTATATTGGGAAGCGTCGCTTAGAACAAGCGATTGCGAACGAAAAGTTAGATGTCGAGGTCGAATTCAAGAGCTTTGAACTCGATCCAGATGCACCAGCAGTACCGACGCAAGGCTTATACGAAATTCTTGCTTCAAAATATGGAACGACTCTCGAGCAGGCACGGAATATGTCGCAAGGTGTCGTTGATACGGCACGTCAGGAAGGCTTGCACTACGAGATGGATCGTGTCATCCCAGCCAATACATTTGAGGCTCACCGTCTGACTCAATTCGCTAAAAAACATGGTAAGATGAATGCAGTATCAGAAGCCTTGTTCACAGCGTATTTCATGAATGGAGAAGATCTGAATGACCCAGCCATTCTGACACGGATCGCAGTAGATGCTGGACTTGCTGAAGCAGACGTCACAGCGTTTCTTGCGTCAGAAGAACTGGCGACAGATGTTCGAGAAGAAGAAGCGATGGCACAACAACTGGGTGTTCGTGGTGTACCGTTCTTCGTCTTCGACCGGAAATATGCGATTTCAGGCGCACAACCAGTGGAAGCATTCGAACAAGTCTTCGCGAAGATGCGCCAAGAACAAACACTTGAAGTCATCGCTGAAGGTGACGCGTGTGGTGTTGACGGCTGTAACTGA
- a CDS encoding lipoate--protein ligase, whose translation MKFIFHPEIRDARINLAVEEFILNNLNVNEEDYFLFYINGPSIIVGKNQNTNEEVNLKYVEENGIHVVRRLSGGGAVYHDEGNLNFSFLTKDDGDSFNNYKKFTEPVVQALHKLGVEAELSGRNDIHVGSRKISGNAQFTTKGRMFSHGTLMLDSNIEEVVNALVVSEEKMRSKGIKSVRSRVANISEFLSEPLTMEQFVDHLLASIYEGKEIERYILTEEDWDKVRAISAERYGNWEWNFGKSPKFDVIHKKRFPIGTIDFRLNVKKGIIEEAKIYGDFFGVEDAEEIARALEGSRYDRASLREVLGRYELKKYFGAVELDEVLDVLA comes from the coding sequence ATGAAATTCATCTTCCACCCTGAGATTCGCGATGCGCGAATCAATCTCGCTGTCGAAGAATTCATCTTGAACAACCTAAACGTCAATGAAGAAGACTATTTCTTGTTTTATATCAACGGTCCGTCGATCATCGTCGGAAAAAACCAGAACACGAACGAAGAAGTCAATTTGAAGTATGTCGAGGAAAACGGGATCCACGTCGTCCGTCGTCTTTCAGGTGGTGGCGCTGTGTATCACGACGAAGGAAACTTGAACTTCAGTTTCTTGACAAAAGATGACGGTGATTCGTTCAACAACTATAAAAAGTTCACGGAGCCAGTCGTACAAGCGCTGCATAAACTCGGTGTCGAAGCGGAGCTATCCGGACGAAACGATATTCATGTCGGAAGTCGGAAAATCAGTGGGAATGCCCAGTTCACGACGAAAGGACGGATGTTTAGTCACGGTACATTGATGCTCGATTCGAACATCGAAGAAGTCGTCAATGCGCTTGTCGTCAGTGAAGAGAAGATGCGCTCTAAAGGCATCAAATCAGTCCGAAGTCGTGTCGCGAATATCTCGGAATTCCTGTCAGAACCGTTGACGATGGAACAATTCGTCGATCATCTCCTTGCTTCGATCTATGAAGGAAAAGAGATTGAACGGTATATCTTAACCGAAGAGGACTGGGATAAAGTACGTGCCATCTCAGCAGAACGTTATGGCAACTGGGAGTGGAATTTCGGAAAATCGCCGAAATTCGACGTCATCCATAAAAAACGTTTCCCGATCGGTACGATTGACTTCCGATTGAACGTCAAAAAAGGCATCATTGAAGAAGCGAAGATTTACGGTGACTTCTTTGGTGTCGAGGATGCAGAAGAAATCGCACGGGCGCTCGAAGGTTCACGCTATGATCGCGCGTCACTTCGCGAAGTGCTCGGTCGGTACGAATTGAAAAAATATTTCGGTGCCGTCGAACTAGATGAGGTGCTAGACGTTTTAGCGTAA
- a CDS encoding SDR family oxidoreductase, which produces MGYNKDNFLEGSLTDFIDFERISEGLPKTEDEQPLPYYERDDYKAAGKLEGKVAIVTGGNSGIGRAVSIAYVREGAKVVIAFYGDQEGAEETKARLEELGGEVLLSKGDIGDADYCETLVQKTIDRFGRLDIIVNNASMQKPEDSLKDITDESMEKTFKTNIFGMMRLARAALPHLSLGSAIINTTSSTAYEGNALLIDYSATKGAIVSFTRSLSMNLAKEGIRVNAVAPGPIWTPLITETFPHESVKTFGKNTPMDRPGQPAEMASAYVFLACNDSSYMTGQVLHLNGGVIVNG; this is translated from the coding sequence ATGGGCTATAATAAAGATAATTTTTTAGAAGGTTCGTTGACGGACTTTATTGATTTTGAACGGATTTCAGAAGGATTACCAAAAACGGAGGATGAACAGCCGTTACCATATTATGAGCGTGATGATTATAAGGCAGCAGGAAAATTAGAAGGAAAAGTCGCGATTGTCACAGGCGGCAACTCTGGAATCGGTCGTGCTGTCTCAATTGCTTATGTCCGAGAAGGAGCAAAAGTCGTCATCGCCTTCTACGGTGATCAAGAAGGGGCAGAAGAAACGAAGGCTCGCCTTGAGGAATTAGGCGGCGAAGTCCTACTTTCTAAAGGGGATATCGGAGATGCAGATTACTGTGAAACACTCGTCCAAAAAACGATCGATCGTTTCGGTCGCTTAGATATCATCGTCAATAATGCGAGTATGCAAAAACCAGAAGATAGTCTGAAGGACATCACAGACGAGTCAATGGAAAAGACGTTCAAGACGAATATCTTCGGAATGATGCGTCTTGCCCGTGCTGCCTTACCGCACCTTTCACTCGGTTCTGCCATCATCAATACGACATCGTCGACGGCATACGAAGGGAACGCGCTTTTGATTGACTATTCTGCGACGAAGGGCGCAATCGTCAGCTTCACGCGGAGTCTTTCGATGAACTTAGCGAAAGAAGGCATTCGTGTCAATGCTGTCGCACCGGGTCCGATCTGGACGCCGCTCATCACGGAAACGTTCCCACATGAATCAGTCAAGACATTCGGGAAAAATACACCGATGGATCGCCCAGGGCAGCCGGCTGAGATGGCATCGGCATATGTTTTCCTCGCGTGTAACGATTCAAGTTATATGACAGGACAAGTCCTTCACTTAAACGGTGGCGTCATCGTCAACGGTTAA
- a CDS encoding fatty acid--CoA ligase family protein, which produces MLGLIQSVEETARTHPDSTAYVFEDTQVSYREFVEKFHRAAGALEANGIRKGDHVALILGNSPAFLVAYYAIMKQGAIAIPINPTYTPDEIGYILMNGDVKGILGIAPLVEAAKDRLVHLPNLKIVVSVPYADQEGPNETHQQVTFITLDRWLEIEHPLTEVTNELDDIAVILYTSGTTGKPKGAMLSHRNLTSNARSIGDYLHVSSSDRTLAVLPMFHVFCLTVVVNASLAHGASIIIASRFSPQETFELAKKEQVTIFAGVPTMYNFLLQTVKAHPEYATYFESTRLFVSGGASLPVPLLEAFDRTFQCHILEGYGLSEASPVTCFNPVNGVQKPGSIGTSIVDVENKVVDELGQELPDGQVGELIVRGPNVMTGYYKMPEESQATLRDGWLYTGDLARRDEDGYFYIVDRKKDMIIVGGYNVYPREVEEVLYQHPNVIEAAVIGIPDEEMGEAVKAFVVARETMTEEETQAFCATSLAKYKCPTQIEFIDQLPRNTTGKILRTVLKKQPTNS; this is translated from the coding sequence ATGCTTGGATTGATTCAATCCGTCGAAGAAACTGCTCGAACACATCCGGATTCAACGGCGTATGTGTTTGAGGACACGCAAGTCAGCTATCGTGAGTTTGTCGAGAAGTTTCACCGGGCAGCCGGTGCGCTCGAAGCGAACGGGATCCGAAAAGGCGATCATGTCGCGCTGATCTTAGGGAATAGCCCAGCATTCCTAGTGGCATATTACGCCATCATGAAACAAGGGGCAATCGCGATTCCAATCAACCCTACATATACACCGGATGAAATCGGGTATATCCTGATGAACGGTGATGTGAAGGGGATTTTAGGGATTGCACCGCTCGTCGAAGCTGCAAAAGATCGTCTCGTGCATTTACCGAATCTCAAGATTGTCGTCTCTGTTCCTTACGCGGATCAAGAAGGACCGAACGAAACACATCAACAAGTGACGTTCATCACGCTCGATCGCTGGCTCGAAATCGAACATCCATTGACAGAAGTGACGAATGAACTGGACGACATCGCTGTCATTCTCTATACGAGTGGAACGACAGGAAAACCAAAGGGTGCGATGTTATCCCACCGTAATCTGACGTCGAATGCGCGCTCGATTGGGGATTATCTACATGTATCCAGTAGCGACCGGACACTTGCCGTATTACCAATGTTCCATGTCTTTTGCTTGACGGTCGTCGTCAATGCTTCACTCGCACATGGAGCGTCAATCATCATTGCTTCACGTTTTTCACCACAAGAGACGTTTGAGTTAGCAAAAAAAGAACAGGTGACGATTTTTGCGGGTGTACCGACGATGTATAATTTCTTACTTCAAACCGTGAAGGCTCATCCGGAATATGCGACCTATTTTGAATCAACACGTTTGTTCGTCTCAGGGGGAGCGAGTCTTCCAGTGCCGCTTCTTGAAGCATTTGATCGAACATTCCAATGTCATATCCTCGAAGGATATGGTTTATCGGAAGCATCACCCGTCACTTGTTTCAATCCGGTCAATGGTGTTCAAAAACCAGGCTCGATTGGAACATCGATCGTCGACGTCGAAAACAAAGTCGTCGATGAACTCGGACAAGAATTACCAGATGGTCAAGTCGGAGAATTGATCGTTCGGGGACCAAACGTCATGACGGGTTATTACAAGATGCCGGAAGAGTCGCAAGCGACGTTACGCGATGGCTGGTTATATACAGGTGATTTGGCTCGTCGAGATGAAGACGGGTATTTCTATATCGTCGATCGCAAAAAAGATATGATCATCGTCGGTGGTTACAATGTCTACCCGCGTGAAGTCGAAGAAGTCCTCTACCAACATCCGAACGTCATTGAAGCCGCCGTCATCGGCATACCGGATGAGGAGATGGGCGAAGCCGTCAAAGCATTCGTTGTTGCTCGTGAGACGATGACGGAAGAGGAAACGCAGGCATTCTGTGCTACATCACTCGCGAAATATAAATGTCCGACACAGATTGAGTTCATTGATCAATTACCTCGTAATACGACCGGGAAGATTTTACGGACCGTGTTGAAGAAACAACCGACGAATTCATGA
- the mgsA gene encoding methylglyoxal synthase, translating to MNIALIAHDEKKDEMMGFTRAYAAFFKKNTLYATGTTGQRIMEATDLHVHRCKSGPLGGDQEIGALVAQGKIDIVIFLRDPLTAQPHEPDVSALIRLCDVYDLPLATNVGTAEILINGLEQGQFDWKEIIRKRHELEQQKFLDD from the coding sequence ATGAATATCGCATTGATTGCACATGATGAGAAAAAGGATGAGATGATGGGCTTTACACGGGCTTACGCCGCATTCTTTAAGAAAAATACATTATACGCGACAGGAACGACCGGACAACGGATCATGGAAGCAACCGATCTGCACGTCCATCGCTGTAAGTCAGGTCCACTCGGCGGGGATCAGGAAATCGGAGCGCTTGTAGCACAAGGAAAAATCGATATCGTGATTTTTTTACGGGATCCACTGACGGCCCAACCTCATGAGCCGGACGTCTCCGCACTCATTCGATTATGTGATGTGTACGATTTACCGCTTGCGACGAATGTCGGAACTGCTGAAATTTTAATCAATGGCCTCGAACAAGGACAATTTGATTGGAAGGAAATCATTCGAAAACGCCATGAACTGGAACAACAAAAGTTTTTAGACGATTAA
- a CDS encoding response regulator transcription factor, protein MHTIYLVDDEVNLNRVLVKYLEQEGWQVKSFTSGEAAASAIVEKPDLWILDIMLPDMDGFQLIKRIKAHDETTPVIFISARDEDIDKIIGLEMGSDDYIAKPFLPRELVIRVKKILARTYATPKSGVIQYGDYMIYPEKRIIEENGQEIDLTSKEYDLLILFATQIGTPMSREQILVSVWGDDYFGSDRVVDDLVRRVRKKLSKLELETIYGIGYRLVSA, encoded by the coding sequence ATGCATACAATCTATTTAGTTGATGATGAAGTGAACTTGAATCGTGTACTCGTGAAATATTTGGAGCAAGAAGGATGGCAGGTGAAATCCTTTACGTCTGGTGAAGCAGCAGCCTCTGCCATCGTTGAAAAGCCTGACTTATGGATTTTAGACATCATGCTACCGGATATGGATGGTTTTCAATTGATTAAGCGGATCAAGGCACATGATGAGACGACACCTGTCATCTTCATCTCGGCTCGTGATGAGGACATCGATAAAATCATTGGTCTTGAGATGGGATCAGACGATTACATCGCAAAACCGTTCCTTCCGCGAGAACTCGTCATCCGCGTCAAAAAGATTTTGGCACGAACGTATGCGACACCAAAGAGTGGTGTCATCCAATACGGTGATTATATGATTTATCCAGAGAAACGAATCATCGAAGAGAATGGTCAAGAAATCGATTTGACGTCGAAAGAGTACGATTTGTTGATTTTATTCGCCACACAAATCGGGACGCCGATGTCACGCGAGCAGATTCTCGTCAGCGTCTGGGGTGACGATTATTTCGGTTCGGACCGAGTCGTCGATGATCTCGTTCGTCGCGTCCGTAAAAAATTATCGAAACTCGAGCTCGAAACGATTTACGGGATCGGTTATCGCTTGGTGTCTGCATGA
- a CDS encoding sensor histidine kinase — MKNRSLGFQIWAMFLLVIVTLSAVILLVIRSSIGNFIDEQVYATLENSEVFFSKDASVIEMLQDNPIEFDRRKQESRSVNILLLSKNGKLYYGGAPQQLINQMYRDAIDQKTVTAKYTTRLDKEDVYYSIRKIEVSGETYYRVSYVWDAYRQELITQLFSKIGFVVIIGSIFTLFIAFWLARRLTHPLVEIEGAVGKIAAQKWDTPLPLDRGDEIGRLARSVDAMRMDLEKQDKAQKSLLQNISHDLKTPIMVIRSYAQSISDGIYPDGDLTGSVSVIDEEAERLEKKVAALLYVTKLDYFELDRSTWDNVDIDRMVHLLKNRFSGTKSLEWHVSGEAGIVLGEGEQLRVALENVMDNAIRYAETRIDIRLSGTADHVHIEIENDGPPLDASSPLFHQFSRGKEGKFGLGLYIVKRIVERHDGTVAIENRSAGNGVGKVCVIFNFPRHFIEQEEKKPKEF; from the coding sequence ATGAAAAACCGCAGTCTCGGATTCCAGATTTGGGCGATGTTTCTGCTCGTCATCGTCACGCTTTCTGCGGTCATTCTCCTGGTCATTCGGTCATCGATTGGAAATTTCATCGATGAACAGGTCTATGCGACACTTGAGAATAGCGAAGTCTTCTTCTCGAAGGACGCCTCCGTCATCGAGATGCTTCAGGATAATCCGATTGAATTCGACCGCCGAAAACAGGAGTCCCGTTCTGTTAACATCTTACTCCTTTCTAAAAACGGAAAGCTCTATTACGGTGGAGCGCCACAACAGCTGATCAATCAGATGTACCGTGATGCGATTGATCAAAAAACGGTTACGGCAAAGTATACGACGCGTCTTGATAAAGAAGATGTATACTACAGTATTCGAAAAATCGAGGTTAGTGGTGAAACGTACTATCGTGTCTCCTATGTTTGGGATGCGTATCGGCAAGAACTGATTACACAGTTGTTCTCGAAAATCGGATTCGTCGTCATCATTGGGAGTATCTTTACGTTATTCATTGCCTTTTGGTTAGCGCGACGTCTGACACATCCACTTGTCGAAATCGAGGGAGCGGTTGGGAAAATTGCGGCTCAAAAGTGGGATACACCACTTCCGCTTGACCGTGGGGATGAGATTGGACGACTCGCACGATCCGTCGATGCGATGCGAATGGATCTTGAAAAACAAGATAAGGCACAAAAATCATTACTTCAAAACATCTCCCATGATTTGAAGACGCCGATCATGGTCATCCGAAGTTATGCCCAGTCTATCTCAGACGGGATTTATCCAGATGGTGATTTGACCGGATCCGTATCCGTCATTGATGAAGAAGCGGAACGGTTAGAGAAAAAAGTCGCGGCTTTACTCTACGTCACGAAGCTCGACTATTTCGAGCTCGATCGTTCGACGTGGGACAATGTTGACATCGACCGGATGGTGCATCTGTTGAAAAATCGTTTTTCTGGGACGAAATCACTTGAATGGCATGTCAGTGGAGAAGCGGGAATTGTTCTTGGTGAAGGAGAGCAGTTACGTGTTGCGCTCGAAAATGTCATGGACAATGCGATTCGTTATGCCGAAACACGAATCGATATCCGATTGTCTGGAACAGCGGATCATGTTCATATTGAAATCGAAAATGATGGACCACCGCTTGACGCCTCCTCGCCACTGTTTCATCAATTTTCACGTGGTAAGGAAGGAAAGTTTGGGCTTGGTCTCTATATCGTCAAACGGATTGTCGAGCGTCATGACGGGACGGTCGCAATCGAGAATCGCTCTGCGGGAAATGGAGTCGGAAAAGTTTGTGTGATTTTTAATTTCCCGCGTCATTTCATTGAGCAAGAGGAAAAAAAACCAAAAGAATTTTAA
- a CDS encoding competence protein ComK, translating to MSYPITEETLALIPRYGQYGEPQTLVIKEHSESILDGHPIKLIEESCLYFGSSMRGRIEAARHILGPNRKTPVLVDWQAQTIFFPTTAKEKAECIWINFKQMKTVQKKSGKVQVEFQTGQCIDTDASAYSIERQRIKTLELAYEMQRRFQLPEFKNR from the coding sequence ATGTCATACCCAATCACGGAAGAAACGTTAGCCTTGATCCCGCGATACGGTCAATACGGTGAACCGCAGACACTCGTCATCAAGGAGCATTCTGAAAGTATTTTAGATGGTCATCCGATTAAGTTGATTGAAGAATCTTGTTTGTATTTTGGTTCGTCCATGCGTGGAAGAATCGAAGCAGCGCGGCATATCCTTGGTCCGAACCGAAAGACACCTGTTTTAGTGGATTGGCAAGCACAGACGATTTTCTTTCCGACGACCGCAAAAGAAAAGGCGGAATGTATTTGGATTAATTTTAAACAGATGAAGACTGTTCAGAAAAAATCCGGCAAAGTACAAGTCGAATTTCAGACCGGTCAATGTATCGATACGGATGCCTCTGCATACAGCATCGAACGACAACGGATTAAAACGCTAGAACTGGCGTACGAAATGCAACGTCGTTTTCAGTTGCCGGAGTTTAAGAATCGGTGA
- a CDS encoding truncated hemoglobin, producing the protein MFLSLYETVGGEHILTSLVRSFYHQVYHDSLLRPLFPEDRQRVEQAQLVFLTQLTGGPRDPDQPPASLAMIHRLLPIQKEHAIRWLELMEVAALDTIPNEEARLQLLERLRIGAMNVLRVCEAHQMD; encoded by the coding sequence ATGTTCTTGTCACTTTACGAAACCGTCGGAGGCGAGCATATACTCACATCCTTGGTTCGCTCGTTCTATCATCAAGTCTACCATGATTCACTGTTGCGACCGTTATTCCCTGAAGATCGGCAACGTGTCGAACAGGCACAACTCGTCTTCTTGACCCAATTGACAGGGGGACCGCGCGACCCGGATCAACCGCCGGCGAGTTTAGCGATGATTCACCGGTTATTACCGATTCAAAAAGAACATGCCATCCGTTGGTTGGAACTGATGGAAGTAGCTGCTCTTGATACAATTCCAAATGAAGAAGCACGACTTCAACTACTCGAGCGATTACGAATTGGCGCGATGAATGTACTACGCGTTTGTGAAGCACACCAGATGGACTGA